The following proteins are encoded in a genomic region of Arcobacter cloacae:
- the rfbD gene encoding dTDP-4-dehydrorhamnose reductase — protein MLNSNIYNVLVTGSNGQLGSEIKELSKEYSYNFFFTDRSNIDITSKESIKEFCRTNNINVIINCAAYTAVDKAQTDEINADLINRKAVKKLALVSQELNIKLIHISTDYVFDGKNFKPYCEEFQTNPQSIYGKTKLDGENEMRDINPKNSIIIRTSWVYSYYGNNFVKTMLRLGKEKEELGVIFDQIGTPTYAKDLAKIILDIVPQINNQKVEIYNYSNEGVLSWYDFAKEIMKMAKLDCKIKAIETYQYPTPAKRPHFSLLNKNKIKSTFNIEIPYWKDGLDDCLRRLGERR, from the coding sequence ATGCTTAATTCAAATATCTATAATGTTTTAGTGACTGGTTCAAATGGACAGCTTGGAAGTGAAATAAAAGAGCTTTCAAAAGAATATTCATATAACTTTTTTTTCACAGATAGATCAAATATTGATATTACTTCAAAAGAGAGTATAAAAGAGTTTTGTAGAACAAATAATATTAATGTAATAATCAACTGCGCAGCATATACTGCAGTGGATAAAGCCCAAACTGATGAAATAAATGCAGATCTAATAAATAGAAAAGCTGTGAAAAAATTAGCTTTAGTTTCTCAAGAGTTAAATATTAAACTAATTCATATTTCAACTGACTATGTGTTTGATGGTAAAAATTTTAAACCTTACTGTGAAGAGTTCCAAACAAACCCACAATCAATATATGGTAAAACAAAACTTGATGGTGAAAATGAAATGAGAGATATAAATCCGAAAAATTCTATAATTATTAGAACTTCTTGGGTTTATAGCTACTATGGAAATAATTTTGTAAAAACAATGCTTCGATTAGGAAAAGAAAAAGAAGAATTAGGTGTAATATTTGATCAAATAGGAACACCTACTTATGCTAAAGATTTAGCTAAAATTATTCTTGATATTGTTCCTCAAATAAATAACCAAAAAGTTGAAATTTATAACTATTCAAATGAAGGTGTATTGTCTTGGTATGATTTTGCAAAAGAGATAATGAAAATGGCAAAATTAGATTGTAAAATAAAGGCAATAGAGACATATCAATATCCAACACCAGCAAAACGACCACATTTTTCACTATTAAATAAAAATAAAATAAAATCAACTTTCAATATAGAGATACCATATTGGAAAGATGGTTTAGATGATTGTTTAAGAAGATTGGGTGAGAGAAGATAA